In a genomic window of Pontibacter liquoris:
- a CDS encoding M56 family metallopeptidase, producing MEATLSFILPSALVLAALYLFYYVLLRTQHCFAFNRVYLLLAPVAALLVPLVKWPSLLSADTALAKTLQAIRLREVVISSHRPASGPGATVFSFETLLLAVYLAGAALILYRLSRQLATIRQLKAAAIPVEAADTPAQVYQLQDPLPTFAFGKAIFLTGQKKLSKAEQQQVLAHELAHVQLGHSFDIVYFELLTALQWFNPVVWLLKQELRDVHEFQADARVLRNCQLQAYRSLLSKEVLLSMGLPIGSYFGKPQVIRRLHMLQQHGRHTGWLRPLLTVPLLLGIILVFGSGQVTADILAPATATNPLKQDVKATAATPQERFNPTLPREKDAATHEETEKPYTYVEQMPEFKGGDAEMLKFLATNIRYPKVAQEAKTEGLVVLSFTVEPDGTVDAIQVLKSLGNGTDEEAMRVAGLMSGKWQPGKQGGKPVPVRYTLPLRFALK from the coding sequence ATGGAAGCAACGCTTAGCTTTATACTTCCCTCCGCCCTGGTGCTGGCGGCCCTCTACCTGTTTTATTATGTGCTGCTGCGCACCCAGCACTGCTTTGCCTTTAACCGCGTATACCTGCTGCTGGCGCCCGTAGCCGCGCTCCTGGTACCGCTGGTAAAATGGCCATCATTGCTTTCTGCTGATACTGCTTTGGCGAAAACCCTGCAGGCAATCCGGCTCCGGGAGGTGGTGATAAGCTCCCACAGGCCGGCTTCGGGCCCAGGTGCCACAGTATTTTCTTTCGAGACGTTGTTGCTGGCAGTATACCTGGCAGGAGCAGCCCTTATACTTTACCGCCTGAGCCGGCAGCTAGCCACTATCCGGCAATTGAAAGCAGCAGCCATACCTGTAGAAGCGGCTGATACACCCGCGCAGGTATACCAGTTGCAGGATCCGCTGCCCACGTTTGCATTTGGAAAGGCCATTTTCCTGACGGGCCAGAAAAAGCTCAGCAAAGCGGAGCAGCAGCAGGTACTAGCGCATGAGTTGGCGCATGTGCAACTGGGCCATAGCTTCGACATCGTATACTTTGAGTTGCTGACGGCGCTGCAATGGTTTAACCCGGTGGTGTGGCTGCTGAAACAGGAACTCCGCGATGTGCACGAGTTTCAGGCCGATGCCCGTGTGCTGCGTAACTGCCAGCTGCAGGCCTATCGTTCGTTGCTCTCCAAAGAGGTGCTGTTAAGTATGGGCTTGCCCATTGGCAGCTATTTTGGTAAACCGCAGGTGATCCGGCGCCTGCACATGTTGCAGCAACATGGCCGCCACACCGGCTGGCTCCGACCCCTGCTCACAGTGCCGTTGCTCCTGGGCATTATACTTGTATTTGGCTCCGGGCAAGTTACAGCTGATATACTTGCCCCCGCCACGGCAACTAATCCCTTAAAGCAGGATGTAAAAGCAACTGCCGCAACTCCTCAGGAAAGATTCAACCCTACCCTGCCTCGCGAGAAAGATGCTGCTACGCACGAGGAGACAGAAAAACCTTATACGTATGTAGAGCAGATGCCAGAATTTAAAGGCGGTGATGCTGAAATGCTCAAATTTCTGGCAACCAATATCCGCTACCCGAAAGTGGCCCAGGAAGCAAAAACAGAAGGCCTGGTCGTGCTTTCCTTTACGGTGGAACCCGATGGCACAGTGGATGCCATACAAGTACTTAAAAGCCTGGGCAACGGAACAGACGAGGAAGCCATGCGTGTTGCCGGCCTGATGAGCGGAAAGTGGCAACCGGGTAAGCAAGGCGGCAAGCCTGTTCCTGTCCGTTATACCCTGCCGCTCCGCTTCGCCTTAAAGTAA
- a CDS encoding BlaI/MecI/CopY family transcriptional regulator — MKELTKAEEEIMQVLWQLERAFVRDIREQLPEPKPAYNTVSTIVRILENKGFVGHDAFGKSHQYYPLIAQDKYKSFFLKNFMSGYFSGSFEKLVSFFAKDNNLNVQELDQLMQHVKANLDEEDPDDGSNA; from the coding sequence ATGAAAGAGTTAACCAAAGCCGAAGAAGAGATCATGCAAGTGCTGTGGCAACTGGAGCGGGCCTTTGTACGTGATATCCGGGAGCAGCTTCCCGAGCCGAAGCCGGCGTACAACACCGTTTCCACGATTGTGCGGATTCTGGAAAACAAAGGCTTTGTAGGCCACGATGCTTTTGGTAAATCGCACCAGTACTACCCGCTGATAGCCCAGGACAAGTATAAAAGCTTTTTTCTGAAAAACTTTATGAGCGGCTATTTCAGTGGCTCTTTTGAGAAGCTGGTATCCTTCTTTGCCAAAGACAACAACCTGAATGTGCAGGAACTGGACCAGCTGATGCAACATGTAAAAGCCAACTTAGACGAGGAGGACCCCGACGATGGAAGCAACGCTTAG
- a CDS encoding RagB/SusD family nutrient uptake outer membrane protein, with the protein MKRRNYIYITALGFSLAATFSACDKKLDISPSDSIEQSKALLTSQDVKITLIGAYNRMGVADLYGGRIYLEPDLLAGQTAITWTGTYTGLTQIYSQTIPTNNGFISNIWISGYQAINLLNNVLASIDKVDEADRDRVEGEAKFLRGLAYFDLVRLYGNDWNNGDPNANLGVPLVLTPTLQIDENSYVSRATVAEVYNQVLADLNDAKAKLPDTKSFYANTYAASAILSRVYLQKGDYVNAAAEATTVIGSGSYALVPNYADLFPNPGAVHVENTSEDIFALQVTPQQGSNSLNEFYASSDFGGRGDIEIKPGFIAQYEAKDERANTFYDDGGSTRTSKFDNLYGNVKVIRLAELYLTRAEANLRLGTTTGDTPLNDINKIRTRAGLASVTSVTVEDVLKQRELELAFEGGFFLFDAKRTGRNIGSAPSTAPNFVFPIPQREIYANPNMTQNPGY; encoded by the coding sequence ATGAAACGAAGAAATTATATATATATAACAGCCCTGGGCTTTAGCTTAGCAGCTACGTTCAGTGCCTGCGATAAAAAACTGGATATAAGCCCCTCTGATTCGATTGAGCAAAGCAAAGCATTACTTACCTCACAGGATGTAAAAATTACCCTGATAGGTGCTTACAATCGCATGGGCGTAGCGGATCTGTATGGCGGACGAATATACCTGGAGCCTGATCTGTTGGCCGGCCAGACTGCCATTACCTGGACCGGAACCTATACGGGACTAACGCAGATCTATAGCCAGACCATCCCAACTAATAATGGCTTCATTTCCAACATCTGGATCTCAGGCTACCAAGCGATCAATCTGCTCAACAACGTGCTTGCTTCGATCGACAAAGTGGATGAAGCCGACCGGGACCGTGTAGAAGGCGAAGCAAAGTTTCTGCGCGGCCTGGCTTATTTCGACCTGGTGCGTCTTTATGGAAACGACTGGAATAATGGCGATCCGAATGCCAACCTGGGCGTTCCGCTGGTACTCACGCCGACGCTGCAGATAGATGAAAACTCTTATGTTTCCCGGGCTACGGTGGCAGAAGTATACAACCAGGTATTGGCAGACTTAAACGATGCCAAGGCAAAACTTCCGGATACAAAGAGCTTTTATGCCAACACGTACGCTGCTTCTGCTATCCTCTCGCGGGTATACCTGCAGAAAGGGGATTATGTAAATGCTGCTGCCGAAGCGACTACTGTGATAGGCTCTGGAAGTTATGCGCTCGTACCGAACTATGCAGACTTGTTTCCAAATCCGGGAGCTGTGCACGTAGAAAATACCTCCGAAGACATTTTTGCTCTCCAGGTTACGCCGCAGCAAGGCTCCAACAGCTTAAATGAGTTCTATGCCTCCTCTGACTTTGGCGGACGGGGTGATATCGAGATCAAGCCGGGTTTTATCGCCCAATATGAAGCCAAAGATGAGCGCGCTAATACTTTCTACGACGATGGGGGCTCCACCAGAACCAGCAAGTTCGATAACCTGTATGGCAACGTAAAGGTGATACGGCTGGCCGAGCTATACCTTACCCGGGCAGAAGCAAACCTGCGGCTAGGCACCACCACCGGCGATACCCCTTTAAATGATATCAATAAGATCCGAACAAGGGCAGGACTTGCGTCGGTTACATCGGTAACGGTGGAGGATGTGTTAAAGCAGCGGGAGCTGGAACTGGCCTTTGAAGGTGGTTTCTTCCTTTTCGATGCCAAGCGCACCGGCCGGAATATCGGGTCTGCACCATCCACTGCGCCCAACTTCGTGTTTCCTATTCCGCAGCGCGAAATCTACGCCAACCCGAACATGACTCAGAACCCAGGTTACTAA
- a CDS encoding SusC/RagA family TonB-linked outer membrane protein has product MKKNVLLSILLFFALVNSAWAQAQTVSGRVTAASDGSALPGVTVLERGTSNGVTTGVNGEYSLQVQPKATLVFRFIGMESQEIPVEGRTSINVQLRTDQQQLEEVVVVGYGTQEKRSVTGSIASLTSKEVEQTPVTSVEQAIQGKAAGVFIQSNNGKLGQGIQVRVRGTSSLSAGSQPLYVIDGIPITTENLSGTSAGTNPLADINFNDVASIEVLKDAAAAAIYGARGSNGVVLITTKKGKAGTSRINFSAQWGSSKPSRHRDFLNAKQYVQLMQRAGLGAAPLDFANYPDDYPTLEDAIADNADFVNSRMTRYSAGNQDWETGAVNTNWEREAFQSAAQAQYDLNLSGGNENTTYYISGQYLDQTGLLIGNAFRRYSGRINLDNKMNSILNVGMNLSFAKTENDRVSNDNAFSTPMQIVALSPITPIIDPRSGLLSGSLPGVANNYPVYYNPLLALGNASYQTSVYRTIGNVYGELKITDRLAFRSEFGVDQLNQHEESYYGRLTFRNTGTPNGFGENSSTQVINYNTNNYFTYRNTINENNALDITAGMSYQQSRTNLSDVQGQQFPSDAYKKLSSAAQISAGSSSETGYSFLSYFARGNYSFRDKYFVSASARIDGSSRFGADNRYGFFPAGSIGWMISEEEFMKGISYLSTLKVRGSYGLTGNAEIPNFASLGLFTGDAGYNGDAGQRITQIANPDLKWESTAQLDLGLDFGFLNNRISGSFDYYRKNTDDLLLYVNVPATSGFATQLQNLGKLYNQGYELSVTSQNIVGDFNWSTTFNGSYNKNRVTDIQGQVLGTNDLNRVIEGQPIGVFFGKEYAGVDPANGDAIYYLNTTNADGSIDRTTTNDYSAAQDVILGNPTPNYIGGLTNNFSYKNFDLSFSFQGVTGNKIYNGGGQYMSANGSNGFDNQTTDQMNYWDKPGDITNIPEPRLFYGNGVGPSSRYLSDGSYVRLKTFSMGYNLPKAWVSRVKMQNARVFMNAYNLFLITNYDGWDPEVNADYQASNINLGVDFYSAPQPRTITFGVNIGF; this is encoded by the coding sequence ATGAAGAAAAATGTACTGTTGAGTATTTTGTTGTTCTTCGCGCTTGTAAACAGCGCCTGGGCACAAGCTCAAACTGTATCTGGTCGGGTAACGGCAGCCTCCGATGGCTCTGCCCTGCCTGGTGTTACAGTTCTGGAGCGAGGCACCTCTAACGGGGTTACTACCGGAGTAAATGGCGAGTATTCGCTGCAGGTGCAGCCTAAGGCTACGCTGGTATTCCGCTTTATCGGAATGGAAAGCCAGGAAATTCCTGTTGAAGGCCGCACCAGCATTAATGTGCAGCTCCGCACCGACCAGCAGCAACTCGAAGAAGTAGTGGTGGTGGGCTATGGTACGCAGGAAAAGCGCAGCGTAACGGGTTCTATTGCCTCCCTGACCTCTAAAGAAGTAGAGCAAACCCCGGTTACCTCAGTAGAGCAGGCCATACAGGGCAAAGCCGCCGGTGTGTTCATCCAGTCGAATAACGGCAAGCTGGGCCAGGGCATTCAGGTGCGCGTACGGGGCACGTCCTCTCTGTCTGCCGGCAGCCAGCCGCTATATGTAATTGACGGTATTCCGATCACAACAGAAAACCTGTCCGGTACTTCGGCGGGCACCAACCCGCTGGCCGACATCAATTTTAATGATGTGGCCTCTATTGAGGTGTTGAAAGACGCAGCGGCTGCAGCTATTTATGGTGCAAGAGGTTCTAACGGCGTAGTGCTGATCACCACCAAAAAAGGCAAAGCCGGTACCTCCCGCATTAACTTTTCTGCCCAGTGGGGCAGCAGCAAACCATCGCGCCACCGTGACTTCTTAAATGCGAAGCAGTATGTACAGCTTATGCAACGCGCCGGCCTTGGCGCTGCACCACTTGATTTTGCTAACTATCCAGACGATTATCCAACGCTGGAGGATGCAATAGCTGATAATGCCGATTTTGTGAACAGCCGCATGACCCGCTATTCAGCTGGCAACCAGGATTGGGAAACAGGCGCGGTGAACACCAACTGGGAGCGAGAAGCCTTCCAGAGTGCAGCGCAGGCCCAGTACGACCTCAACCTGTCCGGTGGTAACGAGAACACTACCTACTACATCAGCGGGCAGTACCTGGACCAGACAGGCTTGTTGATCGGGAATGCTTTCAGAAGATACTCGGGCCGCATCAACCTGGATAATAAGATGAACAGCATCCTGAACGTAGGTATGAACCTGAGCTTTGCCAAAACAGAGAACGACCGGGTTTCCAACGATAATGCTTTCTCTACTCCAATGCAGATCGTAGCCTTATCGCCGATCACGCCGATCATTGACCCCCGTTCCGGCCTGCTGAGCGGCAGCCTGCCAGGAGTAGCAAACAATTACCCGGTATACTATAACCCGCTGCTTGCCCTGGGCAATGCCTCGTACCAGACAAGTGTGTACCGCACCATCGGCAACGTATACGGCGAGTTGAAAATAACCGATAGGCTGGCGTTTCGCTCTGAGTTTGGCGTAGACCAGCTGAACCAGCACGAAGAGAGCTACTATGGCCGCCTGACTTTCCGGAACACAGGTACACCAAATGGCTTCGGGGAAAACTCCTCTACGCAGGTGATCAACTATAACACCAACAACTACTTCACTTACCGCAACACCATCAACGAGAATAATGCGCTTGATATAACAGCAGGTATGAGCTATCAGCAGTCTAGAACAAATCTTAGCGACGTACAGGGTCAGCAGTTCCCGTCAGATGCCTACAAGAAGTTGTCGTCTGCAGCCCAGATCTCGGCCGGATCATCCTCTGAAACAGGCTATAGCTTCCTGTCATACTTTGCCCGGGGTAATTATTCGTTCCGCGACAAGTACTTCGTTTCAGCCAGTGCCCGCATAGACGGCTCTTCCCGCTTTGGTGCTGACAACCGCTACGGTTTCTTCCCGGCCGGCTCTATTGGCTGGATGATCTCGGAGGAAGAGTTCATGAAAGGCATCAGCTACCTGTCTACTTTGAAAGTGCGTGGCAGCTACGGCCTGACAGGAAACGCCGAGATTCCGAACTTTGCTTCGCTGGGCTTGTTTACCGGCGATGCTGGCTACAACGGCGACGCAGGACAGCGCATCACGCAAATTGCTAACCCTGACCTCAAGTGGGAGTCTACTGCCCAACTGGACCTTGGCTTGGATTTCGGTTTCCTGAACAACCGTATTTCCGGCTCTTTTGATTATTACCGCAAGAATACCGATGACCTGCTGCTCTATGTGAATGTTCCGGCAACATCGGGCTTTGCTACCCAGTTGCAGAACCTGGGCAAGCTCTACAACCAGGGCTATGAGCTCTCCGTAACCTCGCAGAACATTGTGGGTGATTTTAACTGGTCCACCACGTTTAACGGCTCCTACAACAAGAACCGCGTAACAGACATACAGGGCCAGGTACTGGGCACCAACGACCTGAACCGCGTAATAGAAGGCCAGCCGATCGGCGTGTTTTTCGGAAAAGAGTATGCCGGTGTGGACCCTGCTAACGGTGATGCCATATACTATCTAAACACCACCAACGCCGACGGCTCTATTGACCGCACCACCACAAACGATTACAGTGCTGCACAGGATGTTATCCTGGGCAATCCAACGCCTAATTATATCGGTGGCCTGACAAACAACTTCTCCTACAAGAATTTTGATCTTTCCTTCTCCTTCCAGGGCGTTACCGGAAACAAAATTTATAACGGAGGCGGCCAGTACATGAGCGCCAATGGCAGCAACGGGTTTGATAACCAGACCACAGACCAGATGAATTACTGGGACAAGCCCGGCGATATCACCAATATTCCGGAGCCCCGCCTGTTTTATGGAAATGGTGTAGGTCCTTCCAGCCGCTACTTATCAGATGGTTCCTACGTGCGCCTGAAAACCTTCTCGATGGGATATAACCTGCCGAAAGCCTGGGTAAGCCGTGTAAAAATGCAGAATGCCCGCGTGTTCATGAATGCATACAACCTGTTCCTGATCACCAATTACGACGGATGGGACCCAGAAGTGAACGCCGATTACCAGGCATCCAACATCAACCTGGGTGTTGATTTCTACTCGGCGCCGCAACCGCGCACCATTACATTTGGCGTTAACATTGGCTTTTAA
- a CDS encoding histidine phosphatase family protein, protein METTSSTPPKQIFLIRHARPLVQRSGLFSARSARGFLTAYDAAEVEAFVLQHEAFPYKHITKVYCSTLLRSQLTAKAIFGEKVRLVADARFREFERKIFPLPLLRLPLGFWLLTARLLWFLGLNHQGIESFRQARQRAQAGATLLATEAQASGIAVLVAHGLLNSFILRYLKKSGWRVASKGGHGYVSVNVLEQ, encoded by the coding sequence TTGGAAACAACCAGCAGCACTCCCCCAAAGCAGATCTTTCTTATCCGCCATGCGCGGCCCCTGGTGCAGCGCAGCGGCCTGTTCTCGGCCCGTTCGGCCCGCGGCTTCCTGACCGCCTACGATGCCGCTGAAGTAGAAGCGTTTGTTCTGCAGCACGAAGCCTTTCCGTATAAGCACATCACCAAAGTATACTGCAGCACGCTGCTGCGCTCCCAACTAACGGCTAAGGCTATTTTCGGAGAAAAGGTGCGCCTGGTGGCGGATGCCCGCTTCCGGGAATTTGAGCGAAAAATCTTTCCGCTGCCCCTGCTGCGCCTGCCGCTTGGTTTCTGGCTGCTGACAGCACGCCTGCTATGGTTTCTGGGGCTCAACCACCAGGGAATCGAGAGTTTCCGGCAGGCCAGGCAACGCGCCCAGGCCGGTGCCACCCTACTGGCAACCGAAGCGCAGGCCAGCGGCATAGCGGTGCTGGTAGCACATGGCCTACTCAACAGTTTTATACTTAGATACTTGAAAAAATCAGGCTGGCGTGTGGCCAGCAAAGGCGGACACGGGTACGTGAGCGTAAATGTGCTGGAGCAATAA
- a CDS encoding SDR family oxidoreductase, producing MQHLKGRKALISGGASGIGRAIAARLIQEEVATALADLHLPGEAPPATKTFRCDVTSGPDVDTLFAGVQASIGAPDILVCSAGRGIHEKLTEGDPAKWQQAIEVNLLGALRMIRAFVPGMVAEGQGDVVLISSVAAGQAYTYDGVYGASKAALEVIAETLRLEVLPLVRVTVIAPGVTDTPFFEHTISGSHTAAAIGFGAISPEVVADAVLYALRQPKGVSVNRITVRPTAQPF from the coding sequence GTGCAGCATCTGAAGGGTAGAAAGGCATTGATCAGTGGGGGAGCCTCGGGCATTGGCCGGGCCATAGCGGCCAGATTGATTCAGGAAGAAGTAGCCACCGCGCTGGCCGACCTCCACCTGCCCGGAGAAGCGCCCCCTGCCACAAAAACCTTCCGGTGCGACGTCACGTCCGGCCCCGATGTGGATACGCTTTTTGCAGGCGTTCAGGCTAGTATAGGCGCCCCAGATATCCTTGTTTGCAGCGCGGGGCGCGGCATTCACGAAAAACTAACGGAAGGTGATCCTGCCAAATGGCAGCAAGCTATTGAGGTAAACCTGCTGGGTGCCCTGCGCATGATCCGTGCGTTTGTGCCGGGTATGGTTGCGGAGGGGCAGGGCGATGTGGTGCTTATCTCGTCGGTAGCAGCGGGGCAGGCTTATACCTATGACGGCGTGTACGGGGCTTCAAAAGCGGCGCTGGAGGTAATAGCCGAAACGCTGCGCCTGGAAGTGCTGCCCCTTGTGCGGGTAACCGTCATTGCCCCGGGCGTAACAGATACTCCCTTTTTCGAGCATACTATTTCAGGATCTCATACGGCAGCAGCTATCGGCTTCGGCGCTATTTCGCCGGAGGTAGTGGCTGACGCGGTGCTTTATGCATTGCGTCAGCCTAAAGGTGTTTCGGTCAACCGCATCACCGTCAGGCCTACAGCCCAGCCGTTTTAA
- a CDS encoding SDR family NAD(P)-dependent oxidoreductase → MKETILITGGAGFIGSHLADELIREGYRVRALDNLSEQVHGKNCERPEYLHEEVELLVGDVRNPDDVARALEGVDYVFHFAAMVGVGQSMYEIRNYTDVNNMGTAVLLEALIKKPVKKLVVASSMSIYGEGLYQNPQGELQTVSERPLEQLKAGDWELHDAQGHTLQPIPTPESKIPSLSSVYALSKYDQERLCLMVGRAYNIPTVAMRFFNVYGTRQALSNPYTGVLAIFASRLLNNNAPMIFEDGYQQRDFVHVRDVALACRLAMEKDEANGQVFNVGSGNNYTIREIGERLAMVMDKPQLVPEITGKYRVGDIRHCYADISLANKVLGFYPQVDFNDGLDELAKWLEGQIAYDRVSEASAELAARGLTV, encoded by the coding sequence ATGAAAGAAACGATTTTAATCACGGGCGGAGCTGGGTTTATTGGTTCGCACCTGGCAGATGAACTGATCAGAGAAGGCTATCGCGTGCGGGCCCTGGATAACCTGAGCGAGCAGGTGCACGGCAAAAACTGCGAGCGCCCCGAGTACCTACACGAAGAAGTGGAGTTGCTGGTGGGCGATGTGCGTAATCCCGACGATGTGGCGCGCGCGCTGGAAGGCGTGGATTATGTTTTTCATTTTGCCGCCATGGTGGGCGTGGGGCAAAGCATGTATGAGATCCGCAACTATACGGATGTCAACAACATGGGCACAGCCGTACTGCTCGAGGCACTCATCAAAAAGCCGGTGAAGAAACTGGTGGTAGCCAGCAGCATGAGCATCTATGGCGAGGGCTTGTACCAGAACCCGCAGGGGGAGCTGCAGACGGTTTCTGAACGGCCGCTGGAGCAGCTCAAAGCCGGCGACTGGGAACTGCACGATGCGCAGGGCCATACCCTGCAACCTATCCCTACCCCGGAATCCAAAATTCCTTCGCTTTCATCAGTATATGCCTTGTCTAAGTATGACCAGGAGCGCCTTTGCCTGATGGTGGGCCGGGCTTACAACATCCCGACGGTGGCCATGCGCTTTTTTAACGTCTACGGCACGCGGCAGGCGCTTTCCAACCCTTATACCGGGGTGCTGGCCATTTTTGCTTCGCGGCTGCTGAACAACAACGCCCCGATGATCTTTGAGGACGGCTACCAGCAGCGCGACTTTGTGCATGTGCGCGACGTGGCGCTGGCCTGCCGCCTGGCCATGGAAAAGGACGAAGCCAACGGCCAGGTATTCAACGTAGGCAGCGGCAATAACTATACTATCCGTGAGATCGGCGAACGCCTGGCGATGGTGATGGACAAGCCCCAGCTGGTGCCCGAGATCACAGGCAAGTATAGAGTCGGCGACATCCGCCATTGCTATGCCGACATTTCCCTGGCCAATAAGGTGCTGGGCTTCTATCCGCAGGTAGATTTTAATGATGGCCTGGACGAGCTGGCCAAATGGCTCGAAGGGCAGATTGCTTATGACCGGGTGAGCGAAGCAAGCGCCGAACTGGCCGCCCGGGGCCTGACAGTATAG
- a CDS encoding SDR family NAD(P)-dependent oxidoreductase, with protein MKIDKAKKNESLPVVGLVEWFRMGEHEQVKQTLADLKEIGVTELRTGVSWADYYTEEGKAWYNWLIPTLAKEVNVLPCFLYTPPSIGERARTSAPPKDKKAYADFLDVFITELGEHFEWVELWNEPNNKVEYDFTLDYGWYKFAEMVGGAAYWCKQRGKKTLLGGMSPIDPNFLHTMYERGVMQYIDAVGLHGFPDVFDQQWEGWAENINAVREVMAQHNSTAELWITEAGFSTWQHDEFKQVQEFKATLKADAARVYWYGLRDLDASLPTVGGFHLDEREYHFGLKRSDNSTKLLYRLWAKHGLAKLQSLDYIKRTLTEATEPYTLITGGAGFVGTNVAKRLLEQGKRVLVFDSLSRDGVEQNLKWLHETYPDKLEIYVGDIRDLQTVRYVMQKAEAVFHYAAQVAVTTSLDFPINDFEVNARGIINVLEAIREQPTPPPLVFTSTNKVYGGLEDLKFISNGSRYYPAEVTIKNHGISEARPLDFHSPYGCSKGAADQYVIDYARTYNLPMAVFRMSCIYGPHQYGNEDQGWVAHFAIRAIEGKPVNIYGDGKQVRDILFVEDLVDAFLLAQEHIQEIKGQAFNIGGGPENTVSLLELLKTIGKYRGKEIPLKFGGWRPGDQHYYVSDTRKFQKATGWYPKHNVQEGVAKLYQWLCENRGLAVPMILLSEKEIAEPVKKAAVA; from the coding sequence ATGAAAATAGATAAGGCAAAGAAAAACGAATCGCTCCCTGTTGTCGGACTAGTGGAGTGGTTCCGGATGGGTGAGCACGAGCAGGTTAAGCAAACGCTCGCCGATTTAAAGGAGATTGGCGTAACCGAGCTGAGAACTGGCGTGTCGTGGGCGGATTATTATACCGAAGAAGGCAAAGCATGGTACAATTGGCTCATTCCGACGCTGGCCAAAGAAGTGAACGTACTGCCCTGCTTCCTTTACACACCGCCTTCTATCGGGGAGCGTGCCCGCACCTCGGCGCCGCCAAAAGATAAAAAAGCCTATGCCGATTTCCTGGATGTATTTATCACCGAACTGGGCGAGCACTTTGAATGGGTGGAGCTTTGGAACGAGCCCAACAACAAGGTCGAATACGATTTTACGCTGGACTACGGCTGGTATAAGTTTGCCGAAATGGTGGGCGGCGCAGCCTACTGGTGCAAGCAGCGCGGCAAGAAAACGCTGCTCGGCGGCATGAGCCCCATCGATCCTAACTTCCTGCATACCATGTATGAGCGCGGCGTGATGCAGTACATCGATGCGGTAGGCCTGCATGGCTTTCCGGATGTATTCGACCAGCAGTGGGAGGGTTGGGCTGAGAACATCAACGCCGTGCGCGAGGTGATGGCACAGCATAATTCCACCGCCGAGCTCTGGATAACGGAAGCTGGTTTCTCTACCTGGCAACACGACGAGTTCAAGCAGGTGCAGGAGTTTAAAGCTACCCTGAAAGCCGATGCCGCCCGCGTATACTGGTACGGCCTCCGCGACCTGGATGCCAGTCTGCCCACTGTAGGCGGGTTTCACCTGGATGAACGCGAGTACCACTTTGGCCTGAAACGATCCGATAACTCCACCAAGCTGCTGTACCGCCTCTGGGCTAAACACGGCCTGGCCAAACTCCAAAGCCTCGACTACATCAAACGCACTCTCACCGAAGCGACCGAACCCTATACTTTAATTACAGGTGGCGCCGGCTTTGTAGGCACCAATGTGGCCAAGCGGCTGCTGGAGCAGGGCAAACGCGTACTCGTTTTCGATAGCCTCTCCCGTGATGGCGTAGAGCAGAACCTGAAATGGCTGCATGAAACCTACCCCGACAAGCTGGAAATATACGTTGGCGATATCCGTGATCTGCAAACAGTGCGCTACGTGATGCAGAAGGCCGAGGCCGTTTTCCACTATGCTGCGCAGGTTGCCGTAACCACTTCCCTGGATTTCCCGATCAACGACTTCGAGGTGAATGCCCGGGGCATCATCAACGTGCTGGAGGCCATACGCGAGCAGCCGACGCCGCCGCCGCTGGTGTTTACCTCTACAAACAAAGTATACGGCGGCCTCGAAGACCTTAAATTCATCTCGAATGGCTCGCGCTATTATCCGGCGGAGGTAACCATCAAGAACCATGGCATCAGCGAGGCCCGTCCGCTGGATTTCCATAGCCCTTACGGCTGCTCCAAAGGCGCTGCCGACCAGTATGTGATCGACTATGCCCGTACTTACAACCTGCCCATGGCCGTGTTCCGGATGAGCTGCATCTATGGGCCGCACCAATATGGCAACGAAGACCAGGGCTGGGTGGCACACTTTGCCATCCGGGCTATTGAGGGCAAGCCCGTTAATATTTACGGTGATGGCAAGCAGGTACGGGATATTCTTTTTGTGGAAGATCTGGTAGACGCTTTCCTGCTGGCGCAGGAACACATTCAGGAGATAAAAGGCCAGGCCTTCAACATTGGCGGCGGCCCTGAGAACACGGTCAGCCTGCTGGAGCTGTTAAAGACCATCGGCAAGTATAGGGGCAAAGAGATTCCGCTCAAGTTTGGCGGCTGGCGTCCCGGCGATCAGCATTATTATGTGTCCGATACGCGCAAGTTTCAGAAAGCCACCGGCTGGTATCCCAAGCACAACGTGCAGGAAGGCGTAGCCAAACTCTATCAGTGGCTCTGTGAGAACCGCGGCCTTGCCGTGCCTATGATTTTATTATCTGAAAAAGAAATAGCAGAACCCGTTAAAAAAGCAGCAGTAGCCTAA